The Nitrospira sp. sequence CCGTGCTCCGTAGGTAAGGCCTACGCGATACTCCGAATCGTGCAGAATGGGAAATGTGAACCCCATTCGTTTCTGAAACGGGCGTGTCACGGCCGCACCCTGCGGATCAGTAGACACCGCCAAAATTTCGAACTCGCCTCGTGGAAAGGTTCGATAGAGCTGTTCCATCGCCGGCATCTCAACACGACATGGCCCACACCAGGTCGCCCAAAAATTCAGCAGCACGACTTTTCCTCTCAGCTGAGACAAACTCATGACGTTGCCGGCAAGGTCCCGCAGCTTGAAATTCGGCGCTTCGTCACCGACCTGGACGACACCACGTTCGAAGACTTGCCACGTTTTGGTTTGGAGCGACGCTGCCTCGGAACAAGGTGCCATGAAAAGCAGGCCGACTACTATGAAGATAAACACCGCAGCCGCTGGAGGATGTTTCATAGCTAAGAGCAGCGAGGGCTTCAAGCTTTTGTCCTTGACATCATCGCGGTCGTTAGGCTTAAGAGTTCTGGATCAGATGGTTCATATAACAACACCACATGTTACAAGTCCGCAAAAACCTGAGTCAAGTAAAGGGCACGTGACAAATTCTCATCCCCTACTATCGAAGTGATGGACAAAGTCAACCGATCTCCTCTAGAATTGCCAAAGTTTGTGCTCGGCTTATCACTCAGCACTACTCATCACATTCCCAATCAGCAGACAGACCAGCGATGGTTTTTCATAACCTGAACCCACGAGGGGCATATGCGAGACAATTATCTCTTTACTTCGGAATCGGTCACTGAGGGACATCCGGATAAGATCGCCGACCAGATCTCCGACGGCATCTTAGACGCCATCATCGCTCAAGACAAACATTCCCGTGTCGCCTGCGAAACGATCCTGAC is a genomic window containing:
- a CDS encoding TlpA family protein disulfide reductase, which produces MAPCSEAASLQTKTWQVFERGVVQVGDEAPNFKLRDLAGNVMSLSQLRGKVVLLNFWATWCGPCRVEMPAMEQLYRTFPRGEFEILAVSTDPQGAAVTRPFQKRMGFTFPILHDSEYRVGLTYGARTIPITFMVDRHGIVRQKIFGARDWDSPEARDLIYALMKS